One stretch of bacterium DNA includes these proteins:
- a CDS encoding glycosyltransferase family 39 protein, whose protein sequence is MRGKKVFPETIRTWNQDNKWIAAIAVLFVVLCVAYNLATPYRTSATYNAISLPDIGAPDEIAHVNYIHYLLGNKSFPVMQVPADENYEAHQPPLYYLLASPVSAIGSIINEQAEGFLLRLLSTLIGLITLYFIYRTGRVIFPTGLIPIGATAFAAFLPMQIALFSSVTNDTLMEMFFAIAAFKLVRDVYEGWSYSRAVRFGIIIGLALLTKTTGLLLIPTAIVALCLSPNRPGVNKFLKAGYIVFTSLLVASPWLIRNEANYGDPFALGIFKEAFIGTTSRIDIQTMTGLSTMGYFVQWVGWYKLRTFFGAFGYLIPSWPLWMPDWLYRTLGIASGILMVRFVIYLFYERERLVSRAFLLLLTLMVIVGLSFAWFNLTYFQGQSRYLTPAMTTIALAYTVGFAWLFPKRWRDMAAITLGTLMLALAVYAYFVLDRGFKLILG, encoded by the coding sequence GTGAGGGGAAAAAAGGTATTTCCTGAAACAATAAGAACCTGGAACCAGGATAATAAATGGATTGCGGCAATCGCCGTTCTCTTTGTGGTTCTTTGTGTCGCTTATAATTTGGCCACTCCATACCGAACGTCAGCTACTTACAATGCGATTAGCTTGCCCGATATTGGCGCGCCGGATGAGATCGCACATGTTAATTACATTCATTATTTACTGGGAAATAAAAGCTTCCCCGTTATGCAGGTACCTGCTGATGAGAACTATGAAGCTCACCAACCGCCACTTTACTATCTACTCGCATCCCCTGTTAGCGCTATCGGTTCTATAATAAATGAGCAGGCTGAAGGATTTCTGCTTCGCCTACTCTCAACTCTTATCGGCCTTATCACACTCTACTTTATTTACCGAACGGGGAGAGTGATTTTCCCAACTGGGCTAATTCCAATCGGCGCGACTGCTTTTGCGGCTTTTCTTCCTATGCAGATTGCGCTTTTTTCATCAGTTACTAACGACACCCTGATGGAAATGTTCTTCGCAATCGCAGCATTTAAACTCGTTCGAGATGTTTATGAAGGGTGGAGTTATTCACGAGCGGTTCGGTTTGGTATTATCATAGGACTTGCGCTTTTAACCAAAACAACCGGTCTACTATTAATACCAACAGCAATTGTTGCCCTTTGTCTTAGCCCCAACAGACCCGGCGTGAATAAATTCCTCAAAGCAGGTTATATAGTATTCACAAGCCTCTTAGTAGCTAGCCCCTGGCTAATTAGAAATGAGGCAAATTACGGGGATCCTTTTGCTCTTGGCATATTCAAAGAAGCCTTCATTGGCACTACAAGTCGTATTGATATCCAGACTATGACCGGCCTTTCAACGATGGGTTATTTCGTCCAGTGGGTCGGTTGGTACAAACTACGAACATTTTTTGGCGCTTTCGGATATCTAATTCCTTCGTGGCCTTTGTGGATGCCTGACTGGCTTTATAGAACGCTCGGTATCGCTTCCGGGATATTGATGGTCAGATTTGTCATCTATCTGTTTTATGAACGCGAACGTTTAGTTAGCCGAGCATTTCTATTGTTACTGACGCTGATGGTGATTGTTGGATTGAGCTTTGCATGGTTTAATTTAACATACTTCCAGGGACAATCGAGGTATTTAACTCCGGCTATGACAACCATTGCTTTAGCCTATACAGTGGGCTTTGCTTGGCTTTTCCCGAAGCGATGGAGGGATATGGCAGCAATCACTCTTGGAACACTCATGTTGGCTCTGGCGGTCTATGCTTACTTCGTATTAGATCGAGGGTTTAAACTGATATTAGGGTAA